A stretch of Acidimicrobiales bacterium DNA encodes these proteins:
- a CDS encoding winged helix-turn-helix domain-containing protein — MDITLIRWPTEASRLPDLRDSQIPRLLLVDGDVDPPLVVDELEDWIRVPAPEQDLRARVEGLSRRAATAGRCVPEIDEHGVVRFRNEHTAVPPVEARLAAVLIDHFGAVVSREDLTEAGWPGGHSNRNALDVHVLRLRRRLDEAGLSIRTVRSRGYLLEPAGG, encoded by the coding sequence ATGGACATCACGCTGATCCGATGGCCGACCGAAGCGTCGCGGCTCCCCGACCTCCGTGACTCGCAGATCCCGCGACTCCTGCTCGTCGACGGTGACGTCGATCCGCCGCTCGTGGTCGATGAACTCGAGGACTGGATACGGGTCCCGGCACCGGAGCAGGACCTGCGGGCGCGGGTTGAGGGTCTGAGCCGTCGGGCCGCCACCGCTGGCCGGTGTGTACCGGAGATCGACGAACACGGCGTGGTGAGGTTCCGCAACGAGCACACCGCGGTTCCCCCGGTGGAGGCCCGCCTCGCCGCGGTACTGATCGACCACTTCGGCGCCGTCGTCAGCCGTGAGGACCTGACCGAGGCCGGCTGGCCCGGCGGACACTCGAACCGCAACGCCCTGGACGTCCACGTGCTCCGTCTGCGCCGTCGCCTCGACGAGGCCGGACTCTCGATCCGCACGGTGCGATCGCGCGGGTACCTGCTCGAACCCGCCGGTGGCTGA